One genomic window of Salvia miltiorrhiza cultivar Shanhuang (shh) chromosome 4, IMPLAD_Smil_shh, whole genome shotgun sequence includes the following:
- the LOC131020478 gene encoding exocyst complex component EXO70A1-like, producing MGSYAVAMETLTERAALMRESMQKTQVITDNVVTILGSFDHRLSALETAMRPTQLKTHSIRRAHENIDKTLKTAEAVLEKFDRSREAEAKILRGPHEDLESYLEAVEQLRGIIQFFTGNKNFKSGIGIVNQANNLLGKAILKLEEEFRQLLTSYSKPIEPDLLFDCLPNSMRPSSGSPREGEPAGKKSSDHHNKSLETVVYKLPTLIPPRIMPLLQEISKQMIQAGHQQQVAILYREARSAAVEQTLRKLGVERLGKDEVQKMQWEALEAKIGNWIHFMRIAIKLLFAAEKKVCDEIFQTYENLMDQCFAEVTGTSVITLLSFGDAIAKSKKSPEKLFVLLDMYEIMRELQPEMDVIFGSKYSTEMREAFTVLTKKLAKTAKETFAEFEEAVEKDCTKTAVLDGTVHPLTSYVINYVKFLFDYHSTLQQLFKEFGEGDSEQQLAFITTKIMQALQTNLEGKSKQYKDPALTQLFLMNNIHYIVRSVRRSEAKDLLGDDWVQIHRRVVQQHANQYKRIAWSKILQCLTIQGANSAVDSNSTAGVSRAMVKDRYKTFNTLFEEIHQRQSQWTVPDSELRESLRLAVAEVLLPAYRSFVRRFGPMIEGGKNPSKYIRYTPEDLERMLAEFFEGKTWNEPKR from the exons ATGGGGTCGTACGCCGTCGCGATGGAAACCCTAACGGAGCGCGCCGCGCTGATGAGAGAATCGATGCAGAAAACCCAGGTGATCACGGACAACGTCGTCACCATTTTAGGCTCCTTCGACCACCGCCTCTCCGCCCTCGAGACCGCCATGCGCCCCACGCAg TTGAAAACGCATTCGATAAGGAGGGCGCACGAGAACATCGACAAGACACTCAAGACTGCCGAGGCTGTTCTCGAGAAATTTGATCGCTCACGCGAG GCAGAAGCAAAAATATTAAGGGGGCCTCACGAAGATTTGGAAAGCTACCTCGAAGCAGTGGAACAACTAAGGGGTATTATTCAGTTTTTTACTGGAAACAAAAACTTTAAGAGTGGTATTGGGATTGTCAACCAAGCCAATAACTTACTTGGAAAAGCAATCCTCAAACTAGAGGAAGAATTTCGACAGCTTCTCACCTCATACAG CAAACCTATTGAACCTGATCTTCTTTTTGACTGCCTGCCGAATTCTATGAGGCCATCATCAGGATCACCTCGTGAAGGTGAACCCGCTGGAAAGAAATCATCTGACCACCATAACAAAAGTTTAGAGACAGTTGTCTACAAACTTCCAACTCTAATTCCTCCTAGAATCATGCCTTTGCTCCAGGAGATTTCAAAGCAAATGATTCAAGCCGGCCACCAACAGCAGGTTGCTATTTTATACAG GGAAGCTAGGTCTGCAGCAGTAGAACAAACTTTAAGGAAACTAGGCGTTGAGAGACTTGGTAAAGATGAGGTACAGAAGATGCAGTGGGAAGCTTTAGAAGCAAAGATAGGAAACTGGATTCATTTCATGAGAATTGCT ATCAAGCTTTTGTTTGCTGCTGAAAAGAAAGTATGTGATGAGATTTTTCAGACCTATGAAAATCTTATGGATCAGTGTTTTGCTGAGGTGACTGGGACCAGTGTGATAACGCTTCTCAGTTTTGGAGATGCTATCGCTAAGAGTAAGAAATCCCCGGAAAAGCTATTTGTCCTCCTGGACATGTATGAGATAATGCGAGAACTTCAGCCCGAG ATGGATGTCATATTTGGAAGTAAATATAGTACTGAAATGAGGGAAGCTTTCACAGTACTGACAAAAAAACTTGCTAAGACTGCTAAGGAGACGTTTGCTGAATTCGAGGAAGCCGTTGAGAAAGATTGCACAAAAACTGCTGTTCTTGATGGAACAGTCCATCCTTTAACCAGCTATGTGATCAACTATGTGAAGTTTCTATTCGA CTATCATTCAACTCTACAGCAACTCTTCAAAGAGTTTGGCGAAGGCGATTCAGAACAGCAGTTGGCGTTTATAACGACCAAGATTATGCAGGCTCTTCAGACTAATCTCGAAGGAAAATCAAAGCAATACAAAGATCCTGCTTTGACTCAACTATTTCTGATGAACAATATACACTATATTGTAAGATCTGTACGCAG GTCAGAGGCAAAGGATTTATTAGGCGATGACTGGGTGCAGATACACCGAAGGGTCGTCCAGCAGCATGCTAATCAGTACAAGAGAATCGCATGGTCCAAG ATTTTGCAATGCCTGACGATCCAGGGGGCGAATTCCGCGGTAGATAGCAACAGCACGGCCGGTGTTTCAAGGGCGATGGTGAAAGACAGGTACAAGACCTTCAACACCCTATTTGAAGAGATCCATCAGAGGCAATCTCAATGGACAGTTCCCGACAGCGAACTCCGGGAGTCGTTGAGGCTCGCCGTTGCTGAGGTCCTACTGCCTGCCTATAGGTCTTTCGTGAGACGTTTCGG GCCTATGATTGAGGGTGGAAAGAATCCATCAAAGTACATCAGATATACACCTGAAGATCTAGAAAGAATGCTGGCTGAGTTCTTCGAAGGAAAGACGTGGAACGAACCCAAGCGATAG
- the LOC131023604 gene encoding NDR1/HIN1-like protein 26, producing the protein MASPSAPAAAAPAATDRAPLSAVYLHQLYREPEPNPQPQPDPEQGLQFVRRELLFFCTILKWCILAFLFIASFLALMWMVFHPTFPQLSIASAILSPIAVTSTAASADCNITLVLTNPNRHLTASYDRMEISLLYASQQVTLSQVHHPRIVQPKRSQITLQTNLSFSAVNLTSGVVSAMKEDLDRGSLGLMMKISSVVKYRNGKWKTKSRFMRAYCGGVSFGFTSSNRPGIFLNPYQECEVYVYSK; encoded by the coding sequence ATGGCTTCTCCCTCCGCCCCCGCCGCTGCCGCCCCTGCCGCCACAGACAGGGCGCCGCTCTCAGCAGTTTATCTGCACCAGTTGTACCGAGAGCCCGAGCCTAATCCTCAGCCCCAGCCCGATCCCGAGCAGGGGCTGCAGTTCGTCCGCCGCGAGCTGCTCTTCTTCTGCACCATCTTGAAGTGGTGCATCCTCGCCTTCCTGTTCATCGCCAGCTTCCTGGCGCTGATGTGGATGGTTTTCCACCCTACTTTCCCTCAGCTCAGCATCGCCTCCGCCATCCTGTCGCCCATCGCCGTCACTTCCACCGCCGCCTCGGCCGACTGCAACATTACCCTCGTCCTCACCAACCCCAACCGCCACCTCACAGCCTCCTACGATCGCATGGAGATCTCCCTGCTCTACGCGTCTCAGCAGGTGACGCTCTCGCAGGTCCACCACCCACGGATCGTGCAGCCTAAGCGCAGCCAGATCACGCTCCAAACTAACCTCAGCTTCTCTGCCGTCAATCTCACGAGCGGCGTGGTTAGCGCGATGAAGGAGGATTTGGATCGCGGGAGTTTGGGGCTTATGATGAAGATTTCATCGGTGGTAAAGTATAGGAACGGGAAATGGAAAACCAAGTCCCGTTTCATGAGGGCTTACTGTGGTGGTGTGAGTTTTGGTTTTACTTCGAGTAACAGGCCTGGCATTTTCTTGAATCCCTATCAAGAATGCGAGGTTTATGTTTACtccaaataa